One stretch of Thalassovita sp. DNA includes these proteins:
- the lon gene encoding endopeptidase La produces the protein MQEPLNASYPVLPLRDIVVFPHMIVPLFVGRDKSVRALEEVMQDDKQILLSSQVDPAEDDPQTDGIYKSGVLANVLQLLKLPDGTVKVLVEGQARVKITEYIENDDFFEARAEYLNEIPGDVATIEALLRTVGAEFERYAKVKKNIPEEALVTVSETSDPAKLADLVAGHLGIEVAQKQELLETLSVSERLEKVYGLMQGEMSVLQVEKKIKTRVKSQMERTQREYYLNEQMKAIQKELGDGEDGSNEITELEEKIAGTKLSKEAKEKVDAELKKLKSMSPMSAEATVVRNYLDWILSIPWGVKSRVKKDLGRAQDILDKDHYGLEKVKERIVEYLAVQQRSQKLKGPILCLVGPPGVGKTSLGKSVAKATGREFIRISLGGVRDESEIRGHRRTYIGSMPGKIIQALKKAKTTNPLILLDEIDKMGQDFRGDPASAMLEVLDPEQNGTFVDHYLEVEYDLSNVMFLTTSNSYNMPGPLLDRMEIIPLAGYTEDEKIEIAKQHLVPKQVKNHGLKKDEFEVDDSALTEVVRHYTREAGVRNMEREVGKMARKAITKIVKGEAQSIKVDAENIDDFLGVKKFRYGLAEKEDQVGVVTGLAYTSVGGDLLHIEALKLPGKGRMKTTGKLGDVMKESIDAASSYVRSVAPQIGVKPPQFEKWDIHVHVPDGATPKDGPSAGLAMVTSIVSVLTGIPVRKDIAMTGEVSLRGNAMPIGGLKEKLLAALRGGIKTVLIPEENEKDLADIPDNVKDGLKIIPVTHVTEVLKLALTDTPEAIEWDEAAEEAAAAAALKDKSGPGATAH, from the coding sequence ATGCAAGAGCCACTCAACGCATCCTATCCAGTTCTGCCGCTGCGCGACATCGTTGTGTTCCCACACATGATCGTGCCGCTTTTCGTCGGACGCGATAAATCGGTCCGCGCGCTGGAAGAGGTGATGCAGGACGACAAGCAGATTCTGCTGTCCAGTCAGGTCGACCCGGCCGAAGACGATCCTCAAACCGATGGTATCTACAAAAGCGGCGTGCTGGCCAATGTGCTGCAGCTGCTGAAACTGCCCGATGGCACCGTGAAGGTGCTGGTCGAAGGTCAGGCCCGTGTGAAAATCACGGAATACATTGAAAATGATGACTTCTTTGAAGCGCGCGCCGAGTATCTGAACGAGATCCCGGGCGACGTTGCGACCATCGAGGCGCTGCTGCGCACCGTCGGTGCGGAGTTTGAACGCTACGCCAAGGTCAAGAAAAACATCCCCGAAGAAGCGCTTGTCACAGTTTCGGAAACCTCCGATCCGGCCAAGCTGGCTGATCTGGTTGCCGGCCACCTTGGCATCGAAGTGGCCCAGAAGCAGGAGCTTCTGGAAACCCTCAGCGTCAGCGAACGGCTGGAGAAGGTCTATGGCCTGATGCAGGGCGAAATGTCCGTGCTGCAGGTTGAGAAAAAGATCAAAACCCGCGTCAAATCCCAGATGGAGCGCACGCAGCGCGAATACTATCTGAATGAGCAGATGAAGGCCATTCAGAAGGAACTGGGCGACGGTGAGGATGGCTCGAATGAGATCACCGAGCTGGAAGAGAAAATCGCCGGCACCAAGCTGTCGAAAGAAGCCAAGGAGAAGGTCGATGCCGAGCTGAAAAAGCTCAAGTCGATGTCCCCGATGAGCGCCGAAGCGACCGTTGTGCGCAACTACCTCGACTGGATCCTGTCGATCCCGTGGGGTGTGAAGTCACGGGTCAAGAAAGACCTGGGCCGCGCGCAGGACATTCTGGACAAAGATCATTACGGTCTTGAGAAGGTCAAAGAGCGGATTGTTGAATATCTTGCCGTGCAGCAGCGCAGCCAGAAACTCAAAGGCCCGATCCTGTGCCTTGTTGGTCCTCCGGGTGTTGGTAAAACCTCGCTGGGTAAATCTGTTGCCAAGGCAACGGGGCGCGAGTTTATCCGCATCAGCCTTGGCGGCGTGCGCGATGAATCCGAAATCCGCGGTCACCGCCGGACCTATATCGGCTCCATGCCCGGTAAGATCATTCAGGCGCTGAAAAAGGCGAAAACCACGAACCCGCTGATCCTCTTGGATGAGATTGATAAGATGGGCCAGGACTTCCGTGGCGATCCCGCATCGGCCATGCTGGAAGTGTTGGATCCGGAACAGAACGGCACCTTTGTCGATCACTATCTTGAGGTCGAATATGACCTGTCGAACGTGATGTTCCTGACCACCTCGAACAGCTACAACATGCCGGGTCCGCTGCTGGACCGGATGGAGATCATCCCGCTGGCTGGCTACACCGAAGACGAAAAGATCGAAATTGCCAAACAGCACCTCGTGCCCAAGCAGGTTAAAAACCACGGCCTCAAGAAAGATGAGTTCGAGGTGGATGACAGCGCCCTGACCGAAGTGGTCCGCCACTACACCCGCGAAGCGGGCGTGCGGAACATGGAACGTGAGGTCGGCAAAATGGCGCGGAAGGCGATCACCAAGATCGTCAAAGGCGAAGCGCAGTCGATCAAGGTGGATGCCGAAAATATCGATGACTTCCTGGGCGTGAAGAAGTTCCGCTACGGTTTGGCCGAGAAGGAGGATCAAGTTGGTGTTGTCACCGGTCTGGCCTATACCTCGGTCGGTGGTGATCTGCTGCACATCGAGGCGCTGAAACTGCCGGGCAAAGGTCGGATGAAGACCACCGGTAAGCTGGGCGACGTGATGAAGGAGTCGATTGATGCGGCTTCGTCTTACGTGCGTTCGGTGGCGCCGCAGATCGGTGTGAAACCGCCGCAGTTCGAAAAGTGGGACATCCACGTGCACGTGCCCGATGGCGCAACACCCAAAGACGGCCCCTCGGCCGGTCTGGCCATGGTGACTTCGATCGTTTCGGTGCTGACCGGCATTCCGGTGCGCAAAGACATTGCCATGACAGGTGAGGTCAGCCTGCGCGGCAACGCCATGCCCATCGGTGGTCTGAAGGAAAAACTGCTGGCCGCCCTGCGCGGCGGGATCAAAACCGTTCTCATCCCTGAAGAGAACGAAAAAGATCTGGCAGATATTCCCGACAACGTGAAAGACGGGCTGAAGATCATCCCGGTGACCCATGTGACCGAAGTGCTGAAGCTGGCGCTGACCGACACGCCCGAAGCGATTGAATGGGACGAGGCCGCTGAAGAAGCCGCCGCAGCCGCTGCGCTGAAGGATAAATCAGGACCCGGCGCCACCGCGCACTGA
- a CDS encoding HU family DNA-binding protein, translated as MTRTSTKTSKTTRSTATRSTAAKTTRKSAAKSTLPKTRKSSSAATPAADAPEAVVVQESVPVSDLGELKKVELIEMIVERTGVKKRDAKPTIEAALQILGEALAEGRELNLQPLGKIRVNRMKKLSSARVMTCKVRQTIKEETTDPEPLAEAAE; from the coding sequence ATGACACGCACGAGCACAAAGACGAGCAAGACCACACGCAGTACCGCCACACGCAGCACCGCGGCCAAGACAACCCGCAAATCTGCGGCCAAATCGACCCTTCCGAAAACCCGCAAGTCCAGCTCCGCAGCAACCCCAGCCGCAGACGCGCCAGAGGCCGTGGTGGTACAGGAATCGGTTCCTGTGTCGGATCTGGGTGAGCTGAAGAAAGTTGAACTGATCGAAATGATCGTGGAGCGCACCGGCGTTAAGAAACGCGATGCGAAACCAACCATCGAAGCCGCATTGCAGATCCTTGGTGAGGCGCTGGCCGAAGGGCGTGAGCTGAACCTACAGCCACTGGGTAAGATCCGCGTCAACCGGATGAAAAAACTGTCCAGCGCCCGGGTGATGACCTGTAAAGTGCGGCAGACCATCAAGGAAGAAACCACCGATCCGGAACCGCTTGCCGAAGCCGCGGAGTGA
- a CDS encoding tripartite tricarboxylate transporter substrate binding protein has translation MKVFTKICIGASVVLGGFAGNLLSHPQEAWAQHYPERTIEVVTHSGAGGGTDVTTRMMMLRGRRELHTDMVVVNRPGKGGAAALAYMMSQAADGHTLLTFTSGHATAIALGLSDVGVGDLRAIARGTDDPQILMARCGAFDDGAALIAAQQTDSLTYGVTQLRGVDEVTAKLFAQRSNSTMPQLLVYSGGATLAQAVVDGAVQVAVLNYGEAGAQLEGGSLCPLIVLAEDRMSQLPNIPTGQELGVDLALSTVRGFAVHRDTPDDVVAQLEEALLTAMRHPLYQGYLTSVGLDETSVAGADIWGEQITAMVAEMQQSFEELK, from the coding sequence ATGAAAGTGTTCACGAAGATCTGCATCGGCGCTTCGGTGGTGCTGGGTGGATTTGCCGGCAACCTCCTGTCTCATCCGCAAGAAGCCTGGGCGCAGCATTATCCTGAACGCACGATTGAGGTTGTCACCCATTCCGGCGCCGGGGGCGGCACCGATGTGACCACACGGATGATGATGCTGCGGGGACGGCGGGAGCTGCACACCGATATGGTGGTGGTGAACCGGCCCGGCAAAGGTGGCGCTGCGGCGCTGGCCTATATGATGTCTCAGGCCGCTGATGGCCATACGCTGCTGACCTTCACCAGCGGTCATGCCACCGCAATTGCTCTGGGCCTCAGCGATGTCGGGGTTGGCGATCTGCGAGCCATTGCCCGGGGAACCGACGATCCGCAGATCCTGATGGCGCGTTGCGGCGCCTTTGACGATGGCGCCGCGCTGATCGCGGCACAGCAGACGGACAGCCTGACCTATGGCGTCACGCAACTGCGCGGCGTTGATGAGGTTACGGCCAAGTTGTTCGCCCAACGCAGCAACAGCACCATGCCTCAGCTGTTGGTCTACTCAGGCGGCGCCACCCTGGCGCAGGCCGTGGTGGACGGCGCGGTACAGGTTGCGGTGCTTAACTACGGTGAGGCCGGCGCCCAGCTGGAAGGCGGTAGCCTTTGCCCGCTGATCGTTCTGGCTGAGGATCGCATGTCCCAGCTGCCCAACATCCCAACCGGGCAGGAGCTGGGGGTCGATCTGGCGCTATCGACCGTGCGGGGCTTTGCCGTGCATCGTGATACGCCTGATGATGTGGTCGCCCAGTTGGAAGAGGCGTTGTTAACAGCGATGCGCCATCCGCTTTATCAGGGCTATCTGACCTCAGTCGGGCTGGACGAAACATCGGTTGCGGGGGCCGATATTTGGGGTGAGCAGATCACCGCGATGGTGGCAGAGATGCAGCAGAGTTTTGAGGAGTTGAAGTAG
- a CDS encoding pirin family protein — translation MSWNPLLDIHTPIGDQVDQIETVIVPRARDLGGFEVRRALPHGRRQMVGPFIFFDQMGPAEFLTGQGIDVRPHPHIGLGTVTYLYKGRLHHRDSLGTDQWIEPGAVNWMKAGYGITHSERTDEEMREKPFNMFGIQTWLALPEGHEDDAPLFHHTPKADLPILEGEGKEMRLILGHAYGVEAPVPMPFDVFYGDVKMQAGAQLPLPDDHEDRAVYVIEGEVSQAGQTYEPGRMLVFRPGDSISVTAGGQGARVLILGGETLNGPRHIWWNFVASSKERIEAAKEAWRAGDWAHGRFQLPPGDDGEFIPLPD, via the coding sequence ATGAGTTGGAACCCACTGCTAGATATTCACACGCCAATTGGCGATCAGGTGGATCAGATTGAAACCGTCATTGTGCCGCGCGCCCGTGATCTGGGCGGCTTTGAGGTGCGCCGCGCCCTGCCGCATGGGCGCCGCCAGATGGTTGGGCCGTTTATATTTTTTGATCAGATGGGGCCGGCCGAGTTTCTGACCGGGCAGGGCATCGATGTGCGCCCACATCCCCATATTGGGCTGGGCACGGTGACCTACCTCTACAAAGGGCGGCTGCACCATCGCGATTCCCTTGGCACCGATCAGTGGATTGAACCCGGCGCCGTGAACTGGATGAAAGCAGGCTACGGTATCACCCATTCTGAACGCACAGATGAAGAGATGCGCGAAAAGCCGTTCAACATGTTTGGCATTCAGACATGGCTGGCGCTGCCGGAAGGTCATGAAGATGACGCGCCACTGTTTCATCACACCCCCAAGGCGGACCTGCCGATCCTGGAAGGTGAGGGCAAGGAAATGCGCCTGATTCTGGGGCACGCCTACGGTGTTGAGGCCCCGGTGCCGATGCCCTTTGATGTGTTCTACGGCGACGTGAAGATGCAGGCCGGGGCGCAGCTGCCTTTGCCAGACGATCATGAGGACCGCGCGGTCTATGTGATTGAGGGGGAGGTCAGCCAAGCCGGTCAGACCTATGAACCGGGCCGCATGCTGGTGTTCCGCCCGGGCGATTCCATTTCCGTCACCGCAGGCGGGCAGGGCGCGCGGGTGCTGATTCTGGGCGGCGAAACCCTGAACGGCCCCCGTCATATCTGGTGGAACTTCGTCGCCTCCAGCAAAGAAAGGATTGAGGCCGCAAAAGAAGCCTGGCGTGCAGGGGATTGGGCCCATGGTCGATTCCAGCTGCCCCCCGGCGATGACGGCGAATTCATCCCTCTGCCTGATTGA
- a CDS encoding glycosyltransferase family 2 protein translates to MQSTAAIVTMVRDDHFFLKAWLRHYGPIFGRENLYIVNHGRGRGVEELAEGCNIIGIPGDPHKNFDMKRWRLLNNLVMGLRSYYNHVIVGDVDELVVIDPEEGKTLLEYLEEQPIRRVLTPLGLEVIHRIDVEPEAITDTILGPRRHVRLAPHYSKPCVISAGTKIARGGHFTQYGKLFTPDCLYLMHLKFCDFPEYVAAMDRRNAVTGEIGDDIKEISIGRHWFAEARGEDRATFEGFADLEIIEGFDMRPYRRKMQRSFGPRGDTGFYNFARPDYQLQFQLPERFSGIF, encoded by the coding sequence ATGCAGTCGACAGCAGCCATCGTCACCATGGTGCGGGATGATCATTTCTTCCTCAAGGCCTGGCTGCGCCACTATGGTCCGATCTTTGGGCGCGAAAACCTCTACATCGTGAATCATGGCCGTGGCCGCGGGGTCGAGGAACTGGCCGAGGGCTGCAACATCATCGGCATTCCCGGAGACCCGCATAAGAACTTTGACATGAAGCGCTGGCGGCTCTTGAACAACCTCGTGATGGGGCTGCGCAGCTACTACAATCATGTGATTGTCGGCGATGTGGATGAGTTGGTGGTCATCGACCCCGAAGAAGGCAAAACCCTGCTGGAATATCTGGAAGAGCAGCCAATCCGCCGTGTCTTGACGCCGCTGGGGCTGGAGGTGATCCACAGGATTGATGTGGAGCCTGAGGCGATCACAGACACAATCCTGGGCCCACGCCGCCACGTCCGATTGGCGCCGCATTACTCCAAACCTTGTGTGATTTCCGCAGGGACCAAGATCGCTCGCGGTGGCCATTTCACTCAATACGGTAAGCTGTTCACGCCCGATTGCCTGTACCTGATGCACCTGAAGTTCTGTGATTTCCCGGAATATGTCGCCGCCATGGATCGCCGCAACGCGGTCACCGGTGAAATTGGCGATGACATCAAAGAGATCTCAATTGGCCGCCATTGGTTCGCAGAAGCCCGCGGCGAAGATCGCGCCACGTTTGAGGGCTTTGCTGATCTCGAAATAATCGAAGGTTTTGATATGCGGCCCTACCGCCGCAAGATGCAGCGCAGCTTTGGGCCGCGCGGCGACACTGGTTTTTACAACTTTGCCCGGCCGGACTATCAGCTGCAGTTTCAACTGCCTGAGCGGTTTTCGGGGATCTTCTGA
- a CDS encoding alpha/beta hydrolase, translated as MQSGTQRVNGVEIAYDLRGSGPGLLLLHGFPQTRAMWGPIADSLAARFTVVTPDLRGYGASGKPPAVAEYSFRQMAQDQVELMAHLGFARFHLVGHDRGGRTAHRMALDHERAVQSLTMMDIVPTHLLLSELNRHVAKAYYHWLFLAQPSPLPETMISADPEAYFMSCLQGWGAADPDGFDPGQMAAYRAAWADPEVVRGMCNDYRAALEVDFDLDEADLHRQVHCPTLVLYGADGAMAKAYDVPATWQARCSDLRAGAVPGGHFFPDTHPEETLAALNRFLP; from the coding sequence ATGCAAAGCGGAACACAGCGGGTGAACGGGGTCGAGATTGCCTATGATCTGCGCGGCAGCGGTCCGGGGCTGTTGCTTCTGCATGGCTTCCCGCAGACCCGCGCCATGTGGGGGCCGATTGCCGATTCATTAGCCGCGCGGTTCACCGTGGTGACACCGGATTTGCGGGGCTATGGCGCCTCTGGCAAGCCGCCAGCGGTTGCGGAGTACAGTTTTCGCCAGATGGCGCAGGACCAGGTTGAATTGATGGCGCACTTGGGCTTCGCGCGTTTTCATCTGGTCGGCCATGACCGCGGCGGGCGCACCGCGCATCGCATGGCGCTGGATCACGAAAGGGCGGTGCAGAGCCTGACGATGATGGACATTGTGCCAACACATCTGTTGCTCAGCGAACTTAACCGCCATGTGGCCAAGGCCTATTATCACTGGTTATTTCTGGCCCAACCTTCGCCGCTGCCGGAAACCATGATTTCCGCCGACCCGGAGGCCTATTTCATGTCCTGCTTGCAGGGTTGGGGCGCGGCGGATCCTGACGGGTTTGATCCGGGCCAGATGGCGGCCTATCGCGCGGCCTGGGCGGACCCGGAGGTGGTGCGCGGCATGTGCAATGATTACCGCGCTGCCCTGGAGGTGGATTTTGATCTGGATGAGGCGGATCTGCACCGGCAGGTCCATTGCCCGACCCTGGTGCTTTACGGGGCGGATGGGGCGATGGCCAAGGCCTATGATGTGCCCGCAACCTGGCAGGCGCGTTGCAGCGACCTGCGGGCCGGCGCGGTGCCCGGGGGGCATTTCTTCCCCGACACCCATCCTGAGGAAACGCTGGCGGCGCTCAACCGCTTTTTACCATAG
- a CDS encoding dipeptidase codes for MALEPVLSQIDEDISTATERLMDLLRIPSISTDPAFKADCDSAADWLVADLKSMGVDAAKRETPGHPMVVGHINDAPEGAPHVLFYGHYDVQPVDPLDLWDTPPFEPQLEETEHGTVIRGRGSSDDKGQLMTFVEACRAWKAVHGSLPCRITFFFEGEEESGSPSLIPFLEAHREELQADLALVCDTSMVSRGVPSIASQLRGMLKDEFTLTGPRIDLHSGHYGGPGLNPLREMSRIVDSFYNDETGAVAVEGFYEGVHEVPADQLRQWENCGFDEAEYLNSVGYTKAHGEKGYSTLEQQWARPTLEVNGLWGGYNGVGSKTVLPSKAHCKITCRLVGDMDPDKLRDKIRKHVEDRLSTDISVEWDNDLEGSPASVMNLDRPEFEAARGALSDEWNREAVFTGMGGSIPVVGYFNTILGLDSMLVGYANDDDAIHSPNEKYDLKSFHKGIRSWARIMAAITK; via the coding sequence ATGGCGCTGGAACCCGTATTGTCCCAGATCGATGAGGACATCAGCACCGCAACCGAACGTCTGATGGACCTGTTGCGAATCCCTTCGATTTCAACCGACCCGGCCTTTAAAGCCGACTGCGACAGCGCAGCGGATTGGCTGGTGGCAGACCTGAAATCCATGGGCGTTGATGCCGCCAAACGTGAAACCCCGGGCCATCCAATGGTTGTGGGCCACATCAACGACGCCCCCGAAGGCGCGCCGCATGTGCTGTTTTACGGCCACTATGATGTGCAGCCGGTGGATCCGCTGGATCTGTGGGACACCCCGCCGTTTGAGCCGCAGCTCGAAGAGACCGAACATGGCACCGTGATCCGCGGCCGTGGCTCCTCTGATGACAAGGGCCAGCTGATGACCTTTGTCGAGGCCTGCCGCGCCTGGAAAGCCGTGCATGGCAGCCTGCCCTGCCGCATCACCTTCTTCTTCGAAGGCGAAGAAGAATCCGGCTCGCCCTCGCTGATTCCGTTCCTTGAGGCCCACCGCGAAGAGCTGCAGGCCGACCTGGCGCTGGTCTGTGACACCTCGATGGTGTCGCGTGGCGTGCCCTCGATTGCCTCGCAGCTGCGCGGCATGCTGAAGGATGAGTTCACCCTGACCGGCCCGCGCATCGACCTGCACTCGGGCCACTACGGCGGCCCCGGCCTGAACCCGCTGCGCGAAATGTCGCGGATTGTGGACAGTTTCTACAACGATGAAACCGGTGCTGTTGCCGTGGAAGGGTTCTACGAAGGTGTGCATGAAGTGCCTGCCGATCAGCTGCGCCAGTGGGAAAACTGCGGCTTTGATGAAGCCGAGTATCTGAACTCCGTCGGCTACACCAAGGCCCATGGCGAAAAAGGCTATTCGACACTGGAACAGCAATGGGCCCGCCCCACGCTGGAAGTGAACGGCCTCTGGGGCGGCTACAACGGCGTCGGCTCAAAAACCGTGCTTCCGTCGAAAGCGCATTGTAAAATCACCTGCCGTCTGGTCGGCGATATGGACCCTGATAAACTGCGCGACAAGATCCGCAAACACGTTGAGGACCGCCTGTCGACCGACATCAGCGTCGAATGGGATAATGACCTGGAAGGCTCGCCCGCTTCGGTGATGAACCTGGATCGCCCTGAGTTCGAAGCCGCCCGTGGCGCGCTGTCGGACGAATGGAACCGCGAAGCCGTGTTCACCGGCATGGGCGGCTCGATCCCTGTTGTTGGCTATTTCAACACCATCCTGGGCCTTGATTCGATGCTGGTGGGTTACGCCAATGACGATGACGCAATCCACTCACCGAATGAGAAATACGACCTGAAGAGTTTCCACAAAGGCATCCGCAGCTGGGCGCGGATCATGGCTGCGATCACCAAGTAA
- the hemA gene encoding 5-aminolevulinate synthase, with translation MDYTAKLDDALNKLHEEGRYRTFIDIEREKGNFPHAMWTRPDGDKQPITVWCGNDYLGMGQHPVVLAAMHEAVDATGAGSGGTRNISGTTVYHKRLEAELADLHRKEAALLFTSAYIANDATLSTLPKLFPGLIIYSDELNHASMIEGVRRNGGAKRIFRHNDVAHLRELLAADDPATPKLIAFESVYSMDGDFGPIEEICDLADEFGALTYIDEVHAVGMYGPRGGGVTERDNLAHRIDIINGTLAKAYGVMGGYIAASAKMCDAIRSYAPGFIFTTSLPPAVAAGAAASVAHLKQDQELREQHQTQAKILKLRLKGLGLPIIDHGSHIVPVIVGNPVHTKLMSDMLLEGFGIYVQPINFPTVPRGTERLRFTPSPVHGPEEMDKLVKALDELWSHCALNRADMSA, from the coding sequence GTGGATTATACTGCCAAACTCGATGACGCGCTGAACAAGCTGCACGAAGAAGGGCGTTACCGCACCTTCATTGATATCGAGCGGGAGAAGGGGAACTTTCCCCATGCCATGTGGACCCGTCCTGATGGCGACAAGCAGCCGATCACCGTGTGGTGTGGCAATGATTACCTTGGCATGGGCCAGCATCCCGTGGTTTTGGCCGCGATGCATGAGGCGGTGGATGCCACCGGTGCAGGCTCAGGCGGGACACGCAACATTTCCGGCACCACGGTTTATCACAAACGGCTGGAGGCGGAACTGGCGGATCTGCACCGCAAAGAGGCGGCGCTGCTGTTCACCTCTGCCTATATTGCCAATGACGCGACGCTGTCGACGCTGCCCAAACTGTTCCCCGGGTTGATCATCTATTCGGATGAGCTGAACCATGCCTCGATGATCGAAGGGGTGCGCCGCAATGGCGGGGCCAAGCGTATTTTCCGCCACAATGATGTGGCCCATCTGCGTGAACTGCTGGCGGCGGATGATCCTGCGACCCCCAAACTGATTGCTTTTGAATCGGTTTATTCGATGGACGGCGACTTTGGCCCGATTGAAGAGATCTGCGATCTGGCGGATGAGTTTGGCGCGCTGACCTATATTGATGAGGTCCATGCTGTTGGCATGTACGGCCCGCGCGGTGGCGGTGTGACTGAGCGCGATAACCTTGCCCACCGGATCGACATCATCAACGGCACCCTGGCCAAGGCCTATGGCGTGATGGGCGGCTATATTGCGGCGTCTGCGAAAATGTGTGACGCGATTCGCTCCTACGCGCCGGGCTTCATCTTCACCACCTCACTGCCGCCGGCTGTTGCGGCTGGGGCTGCGGCCTCGGTTGCGCATCTGAAGCAGGATCAGGAACTGCGTGAACAGCACCAGACCCAGGCCAAAATCTTGAAGCTGCGGCTCAAAGGTCTGGGCCTGCCGATCATCGATCATGGCAGCCATATCGTGCCGGTGATTGTCGGCAACCCTGTGCACACCAAACTGATGAGTGACATGCTGCTGGAAGGCTTCGGCATCTATGTCCAGCCGATCAATTTCCCGACTGTGCCACGCGGGACGGAGCGTTTGCGCTTCACCCCGTCGCCGGTGCATGGACCTGAGGAAATGGACAAGCTGGTCAAGGCTCTGGACGAGTTATGGTCCCATTGTGCGCTGAATCGTGCCGATATGAGTGCCTAA
- a CDS encoding RodZ domain-containing protein produces MIRRKAPKISEDDVVKPMGFDDFEQRLGDLMRGERATMGKSLLDVQRELRIKAAYVAAIENCDPSAFDTPGFIAGYVRSYARYLGLDPEEAFATFCAESGFTTAHGMSEAASGLRRKEVIASPSLGANDPFASSTTPFAPAKDGFFASIEPGAIGSSLVLLGLIAAIGYGGWSVLNEIQRVQFAPVEQSPNVLAELDPVAPSLPSETAQGDVAVAGVFTPPADALDRLYRPQALDVPVLVARDAPISTLDPTMVGSFKPEEPQIDFAAMSADPEPPAPSVPQVVEAAAPGVEMVAVRPAWVRVRAADGSVIFEGIMEPGDTWKVPQTEEAPTLRVGESGAIYFTVNGEHYGPAGPRGVVTSKLALSVDNLTAKYTVAALEDHQELASTVAELQR; encoded by the coding sequence ATGATAAGGCGTAAAGCACCGAAAATTTCGGAAGACGATGTCGTGAAGCCTATGGGCTTTGACGACTTTGAGCAGCGGCTCGGCGATTTGATGCGCGGGGAACGCGCCACCATGGGCAAATCGCTGCTGGATGTTCAACGGGAATTGCGCATCAAAGCGGCCTATGTGGCTGCCATCGAAAACTGTGATCCCTCTGCCTTTGACACGCCCGGTTTCATCGCCGGTTACGTGCGGTCCTACGCCCGCTATCTGGGGCTTGACCCGGAAGAGGCCTTTGCAACCTTCTGCGCGGAAAGCGGCTTCACCACCGCCCACGGCATGTCCGAAGCGGCCTCCGGCCTGCGCCGTAAAGAAGTGATCGCCAGCCCCAGCCTTGGTGCCAATGATCCGTTTGCATCGTCGACAACCCCGTTTGCCCCGGCCAAAGACGGCTTCTTTGCCAGCATCGAACCCGGCGCGATTGGATCGTCCCTGGTGCTGCTGGGATTGATCGCGGCGATTGGCTATGGTGGCTGGTCGGTTTTGAATGAAATCCAGCGGGTGCAATTCGCCCCGGTGGAGCAGAGCCCGAATGTTCTGGCGGAACTGGATCCGGTTGCGCCAAGCCTGCCGTCTGAGACAGCACAGGGGGATGTTGCTGTCGCAGGTGTCTTTACACCTCCGGCAGATGCGCTGGACCGTCTTTACCGCCCGCAGGCATTGGATGTGCCCGTGCTGGTAGCGCGGGATGCTCCGATTTCGACGCTGGACCCCACGATGGTGGGCAGCTTTAAGCCAGAGGAGCCGCAGATCGATTTTGCGGCGATGTCTGCAGATCCTGAACCGCCAGCCCCCAGCGTGCCGCAGGTTGTCGAAGCAGCAGCACCCGGTGTGGAAATGGTGGCTGTACGTCCCGCTTGGGTACGGGTTCGTGCCGCCGATGGCTCCGTCATCTTCGAAGGCATTATGGAACCGGGTGACACCTGGAAGGTGCCGCAAACCGAAGAGGCGCCGACCCTGCGGGTGGGCGAAAGCGGTGCGATTTATTTTACCGTCAATGGCGAACACTACGGTCCTGCCGGTCCGCGCGGTGTTGTGACCTCAAAACTGGCGCTGTCGGTTGATAATCTGACCGCCAAATACACTGTTGCTGCGCTGGAAGATCATCAGGAGCTGGCCAGCACCGTTGCGGAGCTGCAGCGCTAG